The Bacteroidales bacterium sequence TTAGACCCACTTATCTTCAAGGATGTTCCCTTTTACCCCTACCACAATTACCTTTAACGGCACTTTTCTCCGGGCTCGCTCCACGGCTTCTGAACAAATACGCATCAAGCCGCTACAACAAGGCACTTCCATGATCATCACCGTGAGGGTATTGATACCTCCCTGATCAATCATCGCCGTCAGTTTTTCGATATATACATCGAGGCTGTTGTCCAATTTCGGACAGGCAATGGCCAGGCATTTTCCTTTCAGGTACCAATGGAAGTCTCCCAGCGCATAGGCTGTACAATCAGCCGTCACCAGCATATCACATCCTTTCAGGTAAGGAGCCGTAGGTGACAATAAATGAAGCTGCACAGGCCAGTGTGTCAATTCGCCTGACTGCATTTCACAGGACGTTGCTGCCTCATGTTGCCGGACAAACGATA is a genomic window containing:
- a CDS encoding 4Fe-4S ferredoxin, translating into MKRKIIRINEALCNGCGLCVQGCHEGALQLIDGKAVLISELYCDGLGACIGDCPVNAITMEEREAEAYDERAVIERMIPKGKKVIHAHLKHLADHHQQDFLDEAEKVLKEHGIVVPQYRNEVSVPKHGGCPGSRSVSFVRQHEAATSCEMQSGELTHWPVQLHLLSPTAPYLKGCDMLVTADCTAYALGDFHWYLKGKCLAIACPKLDNSLDVYIEKLTAMIDQGGINTLTVMIMEVPCCSGLMRICSEAVERARRKVPLKVIVVGVKGNILEDKWV